In Streptomyces sannanensis, the DNA window GAAGTACTTCCTGCTCGGCGCCTTCTCCTCCGCGTTCCTGCTCTTCGGCATCGCACTGCTCTACGGCTACGCGGGATCCGTCTCGTACGCCACGATCGCGGATGTGGTCGACGGCACCGTCCAGACCGTGAGCCCGGTGCTCGCCCAGACCATGGGCAACGATGTGCTGCTGCTGATCGGCTTCGCGATGGTGCTGGTCGGCCTGCTGTTCAAGGTGGGTGCGGTGCCGTTCCACATGTGGACCCCCGACGTCTACCAGGGCGCGCCGACCCCGGTCACCGGCTTCATGGCGGCCGCCACCAAGGTCGCCGCCTTCGGTGCGATGCTGCGCTTCCTGTATGTCGCCCTGCCCGGTCTGCGCTGGGACTGGCGGCCGGTCATGTGGGGCGTCGCGATCCTCACCATGCTGGGCGGTGCGATCGTCGCGATCACCCAGACCGACATCAAGCGGCTGCTGGCGTACTCCTCCATTGCGCACGCCGGCTTCCTGCTCGCCGGTGTCATCGCGGCCACGCCGAGCGGCATCTCGTCCGTCCTCTTCTATCTGGCCGCTTACTCCTTCGTCACGATCGGCGCCTTCGCGGTCGTCACGCTGGTGCGCGACGCGGGCGGCGAGGCCACGCATCTGTCGAAGTGGGCCGGGCTGGGCCGGCGTTCGCCGCTGGTCGCCGCGGTCTTCGCGGTGTTCCTGCTGGCCTTCGCCGGTATTCCGCTGACATCCGGCTTCTCCGGCAAGTTCGCGGTCTTCAAGGCGGCGGCGGAGGGCGGTGCGGGCGTGCTGGTCGTGATCGGTGTGATCTCGTCGGCGGTCGCCGCGTTCTTCTACATCCGGGTGATCGTGCTGATGTTCTTCAGCGAGCCGAAGGCGGACGGCCCCACGGTGGCGGTGCCGTCCCCGTTCACGATGACGGCCATCGCGGCCGGTGTCGCGGTGACGGTGGTGCTGGGCGTGGCCCCGCAGTACTTCCTCGACCTGGCGGGCCGGGCGAGCGTCTTCGTCCGCTGACCCGACTGCTCGACTGCTCGACTGCCCGACTGCCCGGCGCCCCTCCAAGGGGCGCCGGGCAGCGGCGTTTCCGGGGGTCCGGGGCGGAGCTTCCCCCCGCCCGGTCCCTTCCCACAGTGACACTGTGCGGCTCCGCCGCGCGGGGGCTCCGTCCCGGACCGGGCTGTCGCTCGGGGCTCGGTTTGAGCCCGTTCCGGCGATTGAGGACAACGCCCGAAGGGCGTTCCGGGGGTCCGGGGGCTTGTCCCCGGTTCGGGGGAGAGACACCCGCCGCGGGCGTGATCCGCGCAGGGTCAGTGCACCGCCGGAACGATCCGGCCCGTGACCTCTCCCAGGCCCACCCGGACGCCGTTCGGACCCGGGGCCCATGCCGTCAGGGTGACCTCGTCCCCGTCCTCCAGGAACGTCCGCTTGCCCTCCGGCAGATCGAGGGCGTCCCGGCCGTTCCAGGTCAGTTCCAGCAGCGAGCCGCGCTGGTGCACCTCGGGTCCGCTGACCGTGCCGGAGCCGTAGAGGTCGCCGGTGCGCAGGGATGCGCCGTTGACCGTCATATGGGCCAGCTGCTGGGCGGCGGTCCAGTACATGGTGGCGAACGGCGGCTCGGCGACCACCTGGCCGTTGATGGTCACGGTGATCCGCAGGTCGTAGCCGCCCGGTTCCTCCTCGGCCGTGTCGTCGAGGTACGGCAGCAGCGGGAAGTCGCGGGCCGGCGGGGCGACCCGGGCCGCGTCCAGTGCCTCGAGCGGGGTCACCCACGCCGAGACGGACGTGGCGAAGGACTTGCCGAGGAAGGGGCCGAGCGGGACGTACTCCCAGGCCTGGATGTCGCGCGCCGACCAGTCGTTGAGGAGGCCGATACCGAACACGTGCTCGCGGTAGTCGGCGAGCGGCACCGGCCGGCCGTGCTGGGACGGGGCGCCGACGACGAAGCCGACCTCGGCCTCGATGTCGAGCTTGACGCTCGGACCGAAGACCGGGGCGGGGTCGGTGGGAGCCTTGCGCTGACCGGAGGGGCGTACCACATCCGTCCCGGACACCACAACAGTGCCTGATCGGCCGTGGTAACCGATGGGCAGGTGCTTCCAGTTGGGCGTGAGGGGCTCGCTGTCCGGGCGGAAGATATGGCCGACATTGGTCGAGTGGTGCTCGCTCGAGTAGAAGTCGACATAGTCGGCGACCTCGTACGGGAGGTGCAGCGTCACGTCGGAGAGCGGGTGCAGCAGTGGTTCGATGTCGCCGCGGTGCGCCGGCACGGTCACCCATGCCGTCAGCGCCCGGCGGACGTCCCGCCAGACAGTGCGACCCGCCGCGAGCAGGGGATTCAGGGTCGGCTGTGCCAGAAGTGAGGCGTACGGCGAGCCCAGCGCACGGGCTGCCGCGCCCGCGTCCAGCACATGGCTGCCGATGCGGACGCCGACCCGACGGTGGTCCGGCTCGTCGGCGGTGGAGAAGACGCCGTACGGAAGATTGTGCGGGCCGAAGGGGTCGCCCTCGGGAAGGTCGAGCGGGCTCTGCTCGGGCATGGGTCGTGCCTGCCTTTCCGTGATGTTGAAGGACACGTTACGTGCGGCTTGCCTGGGATGGCAGTGCCTAAAGAGTTCGCAATGTCCGGAAAAACCTTGCTGGAGCGGGGAATTCCGGCTTAGCGTCCTTTGGGGCGCGCCTGGGGAAGGGGCCCGTGCGTCCGTAGGGGGGACAGGTGGCGCGCAGCAACATGCTCTTCACGGCGGACCGGACCGTGCCCGGGCTGATCGTGAAGATCGGTAACTATCCACTGCACCATGGCGGCGTCGGCGCGATCCGCAGTCTGGGCCGGCTCGGTGTGCCCATGTACGCCGTCACCGAAGACCGCTGGACGCCCGCGGCACACTCGCGCTATCTGGAACGTGCGTTCGTCTGGCCCACGACCGGTACCGAGGAGCCCGGCCGGCTGGTGGAGGGGTTGCTGCGGATCGGACGGCGCATCGGCCGGCCCACGGTGCTGATACCGACCGACGAAGAGGCGGCGGTGCTGATCGCGGAGCACCAGGAGGAGCTGGCGGACCGTTTTCTCTTCCCTCGTGTCGCACCGGATCTGCCGCGTCGTCTGGCCAGCAAGCAGGGGCTGCACGAGCTGTGCGTGCAGCACGGGGTGCCGTCGCCCGCGGCGGCCTTCCCGGAGTCGTACGCCGAGATCGAGGACTTCGCGGCGCATGCGCGCTTCCCGGTGGTGGCCAAGAACCGGGAGGCGTTCGTCCGCAGGAAGCGGCCCGCGGTGGGCGGCACCACCCGGATCGAGGACGCCGGGCATCTGCTCGCGCTCGCCCCCCGCTGGGGTGAGCAGCCGGGCGTGATCCTCCAGGAGTACCTGCCGCGCGAGCAGGCCGAGGACTGGATCGTCCACGCCTATTTCGACGGGAGCAGCGATCCGCTGGCGCTGTTCACAGGGGTCAAGGTGCGGTCCTGGCCGCCGCACGCCGGGATGACGGCCAACGCCTACGTCGTCGACAACCCGGAACTGGCACAGCTGGCCGCGCAGTTCATCAAGCGGATCGGGTACACCGGCATCGTCGACCTCGACCTGCGCTTCGACCGGCGCGATCGTCAGTACAAACTGCTCGACTTCAATCCGAGGATGGGTGCGCAGTTCCGCCTCTTCGAGAACGAGTCGGGCATCGACGTCGTCAGGGCCCAGCATCTGCATCTGACCGGCCGGAAGGTGCCCGAGGGGGAGCAGCGCGCCGGTCATCGCTATGTGGTGGAGAACATCGACCTGCCGGCGCTTCTCGCGTACCGCCGCAGCGGCTACACCACGCCGCACGCTCCCGCCCGGGCCTCCGGCACGGAGCTGGCCTGGCTGGCGGCGGACGACGTCAAGCCGTTCTTCACCATGATGGCGCGCTTCGTACGGCCCGGTGCCCAGCATCTGTATCGGTTGTGGCGGAGCTCCCGCCGTGGTTCAGCACCAGCCAAGTAACGTCCTGGGGAGGGGACTTCGCGTGATTCTTCCGGTAGCTGTCATCGGGGCCGGGCCCTTCGGCCTCTCGACTGCCGCCCATCTGCGGGGAAGGGGGATCCCCGTACGGATCTTCGGCTCGCCGATGGTGAGCTGGCGCGACCACATGCCGGCCGGGATGCTGCTCAAGTCGACGCCGGTGGCCTCCACCATCGACGCCCCGCAGCCGGGCCACACCCTGCTCGACTTCTGCGCGGACACGGGCGGGCAGCGCTACGAATCCGACTGGGACCTCATCCCCGTGGAGGACTTCGCCCGGTACGGACAGTGGTTCGCGGAGAGCCTGTTCCCGGACCTGGAGCAGGTCCGGGTGGTCTCCGTGGACCGGGTGAAGTGCGCGTTCGAGCTGAAGCTGGACTCGGGGGAGACCTTCAAGGCCCGTGCCGTGGTCGTCGCGACGGGCCTGTCGGGGCTGGCCCGGATGCCGCGTGAGCTGGCCGCGGCCGTGCCCGAGGGCCCGTCGGCGACCGGTCCGGTCTCGCACGCCTCGCAGCACCACGACCTGTCGGTGTTCGCCGGCCGTGAGGTGGTCGTCGTCGGTGCCGGCCAGTCCGCCCTGGAGAACGCCGTGCTGATGGCGGAGGCGGGCGCGAAGGTACGGATCGTCGCGCGCACCCCCGGGGCGGTCGCCTTCGGCGACGCGCCGGACCGGCAGCCGAAGTGGGCGCCCGAGTCGCCCTTCGGCCGCGCCTGGTCGCTGTACGCGCTGTCGTACCATGCCACGCACGTCCGCCACCTGCCGGCGCCCGCCCGCCACTACCTGGTCCGCCGGGTGCTGGGTCCGCTGGGCGCCTGGTGGCTGCGGGAGCGTTTCACCAACGGCGGGGTGCATGTGACGGACGGCCGGCGCGTGGTGCGTGCCCGGGTCGAGGACGGCCGTCCCGTGCTGACGCTCGGCGGCCGCTCCGGGGGTCCGCGGTACGAGCTGGCCGCCGACCATGTGATGGCCGCGACCGGCTATCGGATGGATGTGGCCGCGCTGGACTTCCTGGGCCATGAGCTGCGTACCGCACTGGTCACCACCAAGGGCGCCCCGGTCCTCGACGCGGGGTACGGGTCCTCGGTGCCCGGCCTGTACTTCACGGGTCTGCCGGCGTCGTCGTCGTTCGGGCCGCTGATGCGGTTCGTCTGCGGGACGGAGTACGCCTCACCGCGACTGGCCGCGGCGGTGGCGGGTTTGAGTTAGTGCTGTGGCCGGAAAGGCTTGCCGGGAAGCTCGCGACTCCCCCAGCTACCTCCCCCAGCTACCTCCCCCAGCTACCTCCCCCAGCTACCTCCCCCAGCTACCTCCCCCAGCTACCTCCCCCAGCTACCGCTGGGGGTGCCCCCAGGGGTGCCCCCAGGGGTGCCCCCAGGGGTGCCCCCAGGGGTGCCCCCAGGGGTGCCCCCAGGGGTGCCCCCAGGCACGTACGCTCGCTGCGTTGGCCGAAAACCCGAGTAACGCTGCTACGAGGGCCTTCGGCCGCCTTGCGATCGCACGCACCGGACGCCGCTCCTTCCCGGCAGACCTTTCCGTCACAGCAGCAGCACGTCACCAGGCGGTGCGCGGGATGTGTTCCTCCCAGGTCCGGTGGAAGACGATCTCGTCGCCCTCGTGGCACGTCACCTCGTTGAAGGTGAGGAAGGTGTCGGCCTCGCAGGAGGTCTCGGAGCGGGTCCGCACCGTCACGTCCCAGGCCGGGTCCGGGCGGTGCAGACGGAAGGTCCGGTCGCAGCGGATCCGGGCGGACAGCGGGTCGGACTCCTCGATGGTGTACGTGTCCAGGCTGTCCTCGGCGACCTCAAGACCGTCCGGGTGTATCACGGTGCCGCCCCGGCGTGGCGCGGCCTCCAGCCGCCGCTCGCCGCTCCCCACATCACGGATGATCAGTCGCCCGGGCCGTTGCTCCGGGTCCTGCCGGTGAGCGACGGCGAGCGGCTCGGCCTGCTCCGGCTCGGCGAAGGCGAGGCCGTCCCGGGTGGCGGTGCGCACGGGAAGCTCCAGTGAGCAGCCCTCCGGGTCGAGGCTGAAGCTCCCGATGCCGGGCTGCGGCCAGATCCACGGCCAGTACGCGGAGGAGACCGCGAGCCGGATCCGGTGCCCCGGGGGGAAGGAGTGTCCGATGCCCTGCAACTCGAACTCCACGTCCTCCTTGGCGCCGGGCGGCCAGGGTTCGGCCCGGTCGTCGCCGTCGCGGGCGGAGAGGTTGAGCGTTCCGCGGGTGACCAGGGTGGAGGAGCCGTCGGGGGCGATGTCGCAGAGCCGGGCGACGGCCTGCCCCCGGGGCGACTCCATGCGCAGCCGGAGCCGGACGCGCGGGCGGCCGAGGATCTCGACGGGGGCTTCGGTGACCGGGAATTCGAAGCAGGCCGACTTGACGTCGTCGTCGCGCTGGTCGGTGGGTAGTTCGGCGAAGTCGCCGTCCGGGCAGAAGCCGCCCGCGTCCAGGCCGGTGTGCTGCGGTGAGGCAACGATCACCGGGATGCCCTGGAGGCGGTAGGCGAGCGGGGTGACGCGAGGTGAGGGCCAGGCGTTGTCGGCCACCCAGCGGTCACCGATCCAGGTGCGGAGCAGCGGCTCGGCCATGATGCCGGTGTCGCGGCCCTTCAGATGGTGGTCCCACCAGCGCAACGTCTCCTGCAGGAAGCCGATCGCGGGTTCCGGCGGCAGCCCCGCGTCCGGGTAGTGGTGCGCCCAGGGGCCGATGAGGCCCCGTACCCGGGCCGGAGCAAGGTCTTCGACCAGCCGCAGGACGGTGTCCCGGTACGGGTCGTGCCAGCCGCCGACCGCGAGTACGGCGGCCCGGATCGCCGCCCGGGAGTCGCGGCCGCCGCCCTTCTTCCAGTAGTCGTCGCGGATCTGGTGGGCGAGCCAGGAGTGGATGAGGGGGTCGACGCTCTCCAGCCGCTCGAGCCATATCTCGCGCCACTTCTTGCCGGCGTATGCGGGGTCGGGCGGCCGGGACGCGTGGGCGAGCGCTGTCGCCGACCGGGAGTGCATTCCGACGGTGTCGTCGAAGCGGTCGTCGGTGGCGCATACGCTCACGACCGCCTTGAGCGGCCCGGGGGCGAGCTCGGCGACCCGCAGACCGCTGAGACCTCCCCGGCCGATGCCGAACATGCCGACCGTGCCGTCGCACCAGGGCCGCCCGGCGAGCCATTCCACGACGGCGCGTCCGTCCTCGGGCTCGGTGGCGTCGTACGCGTCGCCGGGCGTGCCCTCACTGTTGCCGTGGCCGCGTGCGTCGACGCGTATCGAGGCGTAGCCGTGTCCGGCGTACCAGGGGTGGCGCTGCCAGTCGCGCGGAGCGGTCGAGTCGGTCAGCCGGCCCGGCTCGTACTCGAGCAGCGCGGGCACGGGGGCGTCGCTCACCGGGCGCCAGACACGGGCGAACAGGCGTGTTCCGTCCGGGAGTGGGATACGGATGTCTTCCCGGGTCGTTTCGTAGGGGAAGGCAGTGCGGATCTGCATGACGTCTGACCTCAGCTGTTGGGCAAAGGGCACATTTATTGTCGTATCGGCTCATCCTGAACATACCGGCGGTCACGGGAAGGCGCCCACGGTGATCGAAAGGTGACCGGATACGCTGACTTGAGTGGTGACAGCGACACATCGACAATCCGTGTGATCGTCAGCAGACAGGAGTACCCCTCGTGACCGTCGTCGGGCCGTTCGGGCTGAGCGTGCGGGACCAGGCTCTTGAGGCCGATGTCCAGACCGGATTGGCGGCTGTCGAGGCGGGCCTGCTCGAAGCCACCAAGAGTGAGGTCCCCTTCATCACGGAGGCCGCGCAGCACCTGGTCCGTGCGGGCGGCAAGCGATTCCGCCCGCTGCTCGTGATGCTTGCCGCCCAGTTCGGCGACCCGTTCGCGCCGGGTGTCGTGCCCTCCGCCGTCGTGGTCGAACTGACCCATCTGGCGACGCTGTACCACGACGACGTGATGGACGAGGCGCATGTGCGCCGCGGAGTGTCCAGCGCCAATGCCCGCTGGAGCAATTCGGTCGCGGTCCTCACCGGTGATTTTCTCTTCGCCCGTGCCTCGCACATTCTGGCCGACCTGGGCCCCGAGGCCGTACGCATCCAGGCCGAGGCGTTCGAGCGGCTGGTGACCGGACAGATCCTGGAGACCGCGGGGCCGCGTGACGGCCGTGACCCGGTGGAGCACTACCTCGATGTCCTCGCGGGCAAGACCGGTTCGCTGGTCGCCGTGTCCTGCCGGTTCGGCGCGATGATCTCCGGTGCCGACGAGCATGTCGTGGACATCCTCACCCAGTACGGCGAGCGGCTCGGTGTCGCCTTCCAGCTCGCCGACGACGTCCTCGACATCGCCAGCGACTCCCATGAGTCCGGCAAGACGCCCGGCACCGATCTGCGGGAGGGCATCCCGACGCTGCCGGTGCTGCGGCTGCGCGAGCGGGCCGCCCGTGAGGGCCGGCCCGAGGACCTGGAGCTCGTCGCGCTGCTCGACGGCGACCTGGGTGACGACGCGCGGCACGCCGAGGCGCTGGCCCGGCTGCGGGTGCACCCCGCTCTGGAGCAGGCCCGGCGGGACACGGTGCGGTACGCGGAGGAGGCGCGGGCAGCGCTGGCGCCGCTGTCCGAGTGCTTCGCCAAGGTCGCGCTGGAGGAGCTGTGCGATGCGGTGGTGCACCGCGCCGGATGAGCGTGTCTCACATCATGCTTCTGGATTGAGCCCGGACTCGGATCCACTCCGTACTCATGTCCGGAAGCCGACGCAGGGGGCGTCGCGAAGGCCACCCGGTTCGGGAAGCGGGATGGTCTGTTCTCCCGTACCGTTGAGATCCTGCGGCAGAACACGATCGGTGGAATCGCCCCGGCCGGGACCTGCGCACCGGGCACGGTCACGGGCGTTCCGTACCAGGCGGACCTACGTCTTCATCCAGAAGTGACACCTGGGGTGCGCGGCACCATCCCCTACTGGTTGGGGGAGGTGCCGCGCACCCGTGTCATCCGGAAGCAGTAGGCGGAGTTGATCCCGCGGGCTGACGCCTTCCGGCGGCCGATTTGGTCGGATGGAGACAACCGACCAACGGAGGTAGGCACACATGGCACCGAACGACAGCGCGCCCCGGCGGAAGGCTGCGCGTTACCTCGTCCCCGTCACGGTGGCGGGCGTGGCCGCGGCCACCATCGGGCTGGTCCCGGCGCTCGCCGCGTCCGGTGACCCCGATCTGCCGAAGATCAGCGCACAGGAACTCATCCAGAAAATCGCCGAGTCGGATGTGCAGCAGCTCTCCGGCACGGTGAAGATCACCACTGATCTGGGCCTTCCTTCGCTGGCCGGGCTCGACTTGGGCTCCCTCGCGCCGGAAGGCGCCCCTGAGGGCGGCGCCACGGCCTCGCCGGAAGCCAAACTCATGGAGCTGTCCGCCGGCACGCACACCCTGCGGGTCGCGGCCGACGGCCCCGACAAGCAGAAGCTCTCCATACTGGACAACGCTGCCGAGTTCAGCCTGATCCACAACGGCCAGGATGTCTGGGCGTACGACAGCAAGTCCAATGAGGTCTTCCACTCCGAGGCGCAGGCCGAGGAAGGAAAGCGCGGCGGCCACGAGAAGATGCCGGCCACCCCGCAGGAATTCGCCCAAGAGGCGCTGAAGGCCGTGGACTCCACGACCTCGGTGACCGTCGACGGCACCGCGCGGATCGCGGGCCGCGACGCGTACCAACTGCTGATCAAGCCGAAGCAGTCCGGCTCCACGATCGGCTCCATCAAGATCGCGGTCGACGCCCAGAAAGGCGTGCCGCTGAAGTTCACGCTCACCCCGTCCGGCGGCGGCAAGGCCGCGGTCGACGCGGGCTTCACCAAGGTCGACTTCGCCCAGCCGGCGGCGGGCACCTTCGACTTCACCCCGCCCAAGGGCGCCAAGGTGACCGAGGACGGAGAGGAATCGCTCACTCCGAAGCAGCGGAAGGACGCCGACGAGCTCGAGAAGCAGTTCGAGAAGAACTACGGAAAGGGCCTCGAGAAGGGGTTCCAGGGCCCGGCGGGCGCCGAGGAGTTCAAGGGGCTGAACGTCATCGGTGAGGGCTGGACCACGGTCGCCGAGCTGAAGGCCCCCGGCGGCGCCGGTCTCCCTGCCAAGGGTGCCGGTGAAATGCCGCCCGAGGCGTCCCAGTTCCTGAACACGCTGGGCAGCAAGGTCTCCGGCAAGTTCGGCGAGGGCACGTTCTTCTCGACCCGTCTCGTCAACGCACTGCTGACCGAGGACGGCACGGTGTACGTCGGCGCGGTCACCAAGGACGCGCTGATCAAGGCCGCCGACGAGGCCAAGTAACCAGCGAGCCAGTGCTGCCCCGTCGTACGCTCCGTACGACGGGGCGGACCGATGCCTGGGAGTGGATGTGACGCAGCCGGATGCCGTCATCGAGACGCATGAGCTCAGCAAGCGTTACCGCGGCGGCCAGCAGGCAGTCGACAGGCTTTCCCTGTGTGTGCCGGCCGGCAGCGTCTTCGGATTCCTCGGCCCGAACGGCTCCGGGAAGACGACCACCATCCGCATGCTGATGGGCCTGATCGAGCCGACGTCCGGCACCGCGACCGTGCTCGGCCACGCCATGCCGCGCGCCGCCAGGACCGTACTTCCCCAGGTGGGAGCGCTCATCGAGGGGCCCGCGCTGTACGGGTTCCTGTCCGGCCGGGACAATCTGCTGCGCTACGACTCCGCCGATCCGACCGCCGACCCGCGCACCCGGAAGGCCCGCGTCGCCGCCGCCCTCGACCGGGTGGGGCTGACCGCTGCCGCGGCCAAGAAGGCCAGGGCGTACTCCCTCGGTATGAAGCAGCGGCTCGGGCTCGCGGCCGCGCTGCTCCAGCCGCGCAGACTGCTGGTGCTGGACGAGCCGACCAACGGCCTCGATCCGCAGGGGATGCGGGAGATCCGCACCCTGGTCCGGGAACTGTCGGCGGACGGCGCCACGGTCTTTCTCTCCTCCCACCTGCTCGACGAGATCGAGCAGGTGTGCACACACGCGGCGGTGATGTCCGGGGGCCGGCTGCTCACCCAGGGGCCGGTGACGGACCTCGCGGCGCGGGCACGCGGCCGGCTCGTGGTCACCACGCCGGACACGGCCGAGGCGGCTCGGGTGCTCAAGGAGCACGGCGTGGACGGTCTCGAGGTCGGCGAGGAGGGCAGGGTGAGCGGCGAGCCTCCGGCCGGCGATCTGGCGGATCTCAACGCCGCCCTGGTACGGGCGGAGGTGAGGGTCCGTGGCTTCGGCCTGGAACGGGCCTCGTTGGAGGACGCGTTCGTCGCGCTGACCGGAGAGGGCTTCGATGTCGCAGGCTGAGGCACTGGCCGTACGCAATCCCAGCCCCTTGTGGGCGCTGGGTCTGTTCCGTTCCGAACTGACCACGATGCTGCGGCGGTGGCGCACAGTGGCGCTGCTCGGGGTGCTGGCCGTCGTACCCGTGGTGATCGGCATCGCCGTGAAGATCGAGACGAGCGACGGCGGTACCGTCGGCGCGGGTGGCCCCGAGGGCGGCGGCGGGCCCGCCTTCCTCGCCCAGATCACCAACAACGGCCTGTTCTTGGTCTTCGCGGCGCTCGCCGCGACCCTGCCGGTCTTCCTGCCCATGGCAATAGGAGTCGTGGCGGGCGACGCCGTGGCGGGCGAGGCCGGTGCCGGGACGCTGCGCTATCTGCTGGTCGCTCCGGCCGGACGTACCAGGTTGCTGTGCGCCAAGTACCTGTCGGTGCTGGCTTTCTGTCTGGTCGCCACACTGGTCGTGACCGCCACCGCGCTGGCGGTCGGTGCGCTGCTCTTCCCGGTCGGTGAGGTCACCACCATCTCCGGCACCCGGATCTCCTTCGGGGAAGGACTGGTCAGGGCCGCACTGGTCGCGCTGGTGGTCGCCGTCTCACTGACCGGGGTGGCCGCGCTCGGCCTGTTCGTATCGACGCTCACCAGCAGCGGCATCGCGGCGATGGCGGCGACGGTCGGGCTGCTGATCACGGTGCAGATCCTCGATGCCATCCCACAGTTGCACGCGATCCATCCGTATCTCTTCCCGCATTACTGGCTGTCCTTCGCGGATCTGCTGCGCGACCCCGTCGTCTGGGACGAAATGATCAAGAATGTCGGGATCCAGGGGCTGTACGCCGCGGTGTTCGGCTCGGCGGCCTGGGCCCGCTTCACTTCCCGGGACATCACGGCCTGAGGATCCTCGTGCCCCCTCTGCGCGAGGATCCTCAGGACGGGCAAAGCGGCTGACCGCGCGAGCCGACCCCCGATACGGCTCGACACGATACGTACCGTTTCCTCTGCCCATTCTTGGAGTACGGCATTCCACCTGTCAATACGCTGCGTAATGCACCCCCATAGACTGGTTGCGTGACCGCGATACCCAATCCGCAGCGCCGCAGCGAGAAGTCACACCAGGCGATACTGGCCGCCGCCCTCGGCCTGTGCGCGGAGAAGGGGTATGCGCGGGTGACCGTGGAGGCCATCGCGGCCCGGGCAGGAGTCAGCAAGAAGACCATCTACCGGTGGTGGCCGTCCAAAGGGGCGGTCCTTCTGGAGGCGGTTGCCGATGCGGTGGTCACCCACACCCCCTTCCCGGACACCGGGGATCTCGCCACCGATCTGCACACGCACATGTCCGGGATCGTCAAGCTGCTCTCCAGCCCGCCGCTCGGCCCGGCGTACAGCGGCATCCTGTCCGAGATGGGCCATGACGACGCCCTGGCGCGGGCCGTCGACGAGGAACTCGTGGGGCCTCGCGTCGAGGCGGCCGTGGGGCGACTGCGCAGCGCCCAGCGGCAGGGCGAACTGCGCCCGGGCGCCGACCTGGGGCTCGCCGTCGAGATGCTGTACGGCCCCGTCTACTACCGGCATGTGCTGCGCAGACCGCCGCCCTCCTCGGAGCGCATCGCGTCCCTGATCGGGCACGTGCTGCGCTCGTTCAGCTGAAGAAGGTCTTGGCGCGGGCGGTCGCGTCCTCGTCGCTCGTCACATCGCCTGGCCTGTTGCCGTGGCCCAGCAGGACGCCGCCCCAGTTCATCTTCATGTACACCGCGGTGTGACGGAGCGTCCCGGCCAGCGGCTCGGCCACCGACGGGTCGGCGGTGGCGAGCGCGGTCACGCCCCACAGGGTGCGGCCGGCCATCCGGGGCCGGAAGCCGACGCCGGGTATGCGCATCCAGCCCGACCAGTGGTCCAGGTAGCGCTTGACCGGCGTGGACACGCTGTACCAGTACAGCGGGGAGGCGATCACCAGATCGGTCGCGCTCAGTGTCGCCTCCAGCAGCCGCCCCGCGTTCCCGGTGGCGGCGGGGTAGTGCTCCTCGCCGTCGTGCCGCAGGTCGTCGAAGTCCGGCAGGGGCAGTTCGGTCAGTCGCAGCCACTGCTGCTCGGTGCCGGTGGGCAACTGCTCGGCGGCGAGGCGGGCGAGCGCCTCGGTGTTGCCGCCGGTGCGGCTGCTGCCGAGCAGGAAGAGGAACGACCGGGCCATGTGCTTTCTCCCCACGTGCCACGTACGACGCAGGCATGCAACTGCATGCGCGTGCAGTATATGCACACGCATGCAGTTGTTGCGCCGGCTCGTGGCGTCGGCCCATGGCGGCTCCGCTCAGAAGGTGAGCCTCCAGCTGTCGATGTAGCCCGTGTCCTGCGACGCCACGTCCTGGACGCGCAGCTTCCAGTCCCCGTTCGCGGCCTCGGTGGACGCGTCGACCGTGTAGGTGGCGATGACGTTGTCCGCCGAGTCGCGGGAGCTCGAATTCTTCAGCCGGTACGCCGTACCGTCCGGGGCGACGAGGTCCACGACCAGGTCGCCGCGCCAGGTGTGCTTGATGTCCACGCCGACCTTGAGGGTGGCGGGGGCGTTGCCGGTGCGTCCGGAGACCGTGACGGTGGACGTCACCGCGGGACCCTTGTCGGGGACGGCGACATCGTTGAGGTTCTCGTAGACGTCGCCCGGCGGGACGGGCGCGGCAGTGCCGATGGTCCAGACGGCGTGCGCG includes these proteins:
- a CDS encoding ABC transporter ATP-binding protein, which codes for MTQPDAVIETHELSKRYRGGQQAVDRLSLCVPAGSVFGFLGPNGSGKTTTIRMLMGLIEPTSGTATVLGHAMPRAARTVLPQVGALIEGPALYGFLSGRDNLLRYDSADPTADPRTRKARVAAALDRVGLTAAAAKKARAYSLGMKQRLGLAAALLQPRRLLVLDEPTNGLDPQGMREIRTLVRELSADGATVFLSSHLLDEIEQVCTHAAVMSGGRLLTQGPVTDLAARARGRLVVTTPDTAEAARVLKEHGVDGLEVGEEGRVSGEPPAGDLADLNAALVRAEVRVRGFGLERASLEDAFVALTGEGFDVAG
- a CDS encoding polyprenyl synthetase family protein, encoding MTVVGPFGLSVRDQALEADVQTGLAAVEAGLLEATKSEVPFITEAAQHLVRAGGKRFRPLLVMLAAQFGDPFAPGVVPSAVVVELTHLATLYHDDVMDEAHVRRGVSSANARWSNSVAVLTGDFLFARASHILADLGPEAVRIQAEAFERLVTGQILETAGPRDGRDPVEHYLDVLAGKTGSLVAVSCRFGAMISGADEHVVDILTQYGERLGVAFQLADDVLDIASDSHESGKTPGTDLREGIPTLPVLRLRERAAREGRPEDLELVALLDGDLGDDARHAEALARLRVHPALEQARRDTVRYAEEARAALAPLSECFAKVALEELCDAVVHRAG
- a CDS encoding CocE/NonD family hydrolase gives rise to the protein MQIRTAFPYETTREDIRIPLPDGTRLFARVWRPVSDAPVPALLEYEPGRLTDSTAPRDWQRHPWYAGHGYASIRVDARGHGNSEGTPGDAYDATEPEDGRAVVEWLAGRPWCDGTVGMFGIGRGGLSGLRVAELAPGPLKAVVSVCATDDRFDDTVGMHSRSATALAHASRPPDPAYAGKKWREIWLERLESVDPLIHSWLAHQIRDDYWKKGGGRDSRAAIRAAVLAVGGWHDPYRDTVLRLVEDLAPARVRGLIGPWAHHYPDAGLPPEPAIGFLQETLRWWDHHLKGRDTGIMAEPLLRTWIGDRWVADNAWPSPRVTPLAYRLQGIPVIVASPQHTGLDAGGFCPDGDFAELPTDQRDDDVKSACFEFPVTEAPVEILGRPRVRLRLRMESPRGQAVARLCDIAPDGSSTLVTRGTLNLSARDGDDRAEPWPPGAKEDVEFELQGIGHSFPPGHRIRLAVSSAYWPWIWPQPGIGSFSLDPEGCSLELPVRTATRDGLAFAEPEQAEPLAVAHRQDPEQRPGRLIIRDVGSGERRLEAAPRRGGTVIHPDGLEVAEDSLDTYTIEESDPLSARIRCDRTFRLHRPDPAWDVTVRTRSETSCEADTFLTFNEVTCHEGDEIVFHRTWEEHIPRTAW
- a CDS encoding DUF2092 domain-containing protein, giving the protein MAPNDSAPRRKAARYLVPVTVAGVAAATIGLVPALAASGDPDLPKISAQELIQKIAESDVQQLSGTVKITTDLGLPSLAGLDLGSLAPEGAPEGGATASPEAKLMELSAGTHTLRVAADGPDKQKLSILDNAAEFSLIHNGQDVWAYDSKSNEVFHSEAQAEEGKRGGHEKMPATPQEFAQEALKAVDSTTSVTVDGTARIAGRDAYQLLIKPKQSGSTIGSIKIAVDAQKGVPLKFTLTPSGGGKAAVDAGFTKVDFAQPAAGTFDFTPPKGAKVTEDGEESLTPKQRKDADELEKQFEKNYGKGLEKGFQGPAGAEEFKGLNVIGEGWTTVAELKAPGGAGLPAKGAGEMPPEASQFLNTLGSKVSGKFGEGTFFSTRLVNALLTEDGTVYVGAVTKDALIKAADEAK